A stretch of Toxoplasma gondii ME49 chromosome V, whole genome shotgun sequence DNA encodes these proteins:
- a CDS encoding hypothetical protein (encoded by transcript TGME49_213065), with amino-acid sequence MCTKQTASFSDVDAGGVLPWRLSRVRSVRSVSTSISVPFSFLGGQTQRFFLRHARWFLRSRAAVLPRRILAIANIGARQWLPCARRLRPY; translated from the exons ATGTGCACCAAACAAACGGCGAGTTTTTCTGACGTAGACGCGG GTGGCGTTCTCCCGTGGAGGCTTTCTCGTGTACGCTCGGTCCGGTCTGTTTCGACATCTATTTCCGttcccttctcctttctgggAGGACAGACGCAACGGTTTTTCCTTCGCCATGCGCGTTGGTTCCTTCGTTCACGCGCCGCTGTACTTCCTCGGCGGATTCTGGCTATTGCGAACATCGGTGCCAGACAGTGGCTTCCATGTGCTCGACGGTTGCGTCCATACTAG
- a CDS encoding hypothetical protein (encoded by transcript TGME49_213067~Signal peptide predicted by SignalP 2.0 HMM (probability 0.979) with cleavage site probability 0.971 at residue 20~Predicted trans-membrane domain (TMHMM2.0):189-209) yields MHSIVYVVVSVLAVLGRVDGQPLGSRKAKPGAGSAPGPSVLPSSLPHIIMQSPTKNPRKQRKHSMASGDAGAKTATVAEEAAKAVGVRGDTPGDQASARGPDEKEKRETAARTKQNKSTATANKPGETKDPSTPLAGAEGRKPEFSNGQENVVDESDTRGWRDGSRSLIGTENPGKAKTRRLTRPACRRLRYAIGLAIGTVLALLSFYGYRRYRDAEIRAERNRNASAYFYLTGRRNAAVSLAQQLRHEMDRVSEAIRFHEHEQERYERARFDEDAKAAMETTAALEDVLEYFTEKRKEVETLSVRLAAAADMVGADITRQDMRRLTPEQQLQIVRQGRFDEARSLLESTSREANLLRELYVPGIVEAEEEVERAEPGSEELFRRRRDLREKKETRLGSAVDHHLARVVREIPFSVGIPEEQAAQLRAPPGIEPVPEHVLVAMQAIERAQRT; encoded by the coding sequence ATGCATTCGATAGTGTATGTGGTGGTCTCCGTTCTGGCTGTTCTGGGCCGCGTAGACGGGCAGCCCCTGGGGTCCCGGAAGGCGAAGCCGGGTGCCGGAAGCGCGCCGGGACCTTCCGTGCTGCCTTCCAGCTTGCCACACATCATCATGCAGAGTCCAACGAAGAACCCACGTAAACAACGAAAACACTCCATGGCTTCCGGAGACGCTGGCGCAAAAACAGCAACAGTAGCAGAGGAAGCCGCAAAGGCGGTCGGCGTCAGAGGGGACACTCCTGGGGACCAGGCCTCGGCACGAGGTCCAGatgagaaggaaaagcgcGAGACTGCGGCACGGACGAAGCAAAACAAAAGCACAGCAACTGCGAACAAACCAGGGGAAACCAAGGACCCCTCCACTCCATTAGCCGGGGCAGAGGGCAGGAAGCCTGAATTCTCGAACGGACAAGAAAATGTGGTTGACGAAAGCGACACACGAGGGTGGCGCGATGGTTCACGCTCGCTGATTGGCACGGAGAATCCTGGGAAGGCGAAAACCAGGCGCCTGACTCGGCCGGCGTGCAGGCGACTGCGGTATGCTATTGGTCTCGCTATAGGGACTGTTCTTGCCTTGTTGTCATTCTACGGTTATCGGCGCTATCGTGATGCTGAGATACGtgcggagagaaacaggaatgCTTCAGCGTATTTCTATCTTACTGGGCGAAGGAATGCCGCTGTCAGTCTGGCTCAGCAGCTCCGACATGAGATGGACAGGGTTTCAGAAGCAATCAGGTTCCACGAACACGAACAGGAAAGATATGAAAGGGCAAGATTCGACGAGGACGCGAAGGCAGCGATGGAGACGACGGCAGCCTTGGAGGATGTACTTGAGTATTTTACTGAAAAACGGAAGGAAGTGGAAACACTTTCCGTCCGGTTAGCTGCCGCAGCAGATATGGTGGGTGCAGATATCACCAGGCAAGACATGAGGAGACTCACGCCGGAGCAACAGCTTCAGATTGTGCGGCAAGGACGTTTCGATGAAGCTCGATCACTGTTGGAATCGACCTCACGTGAAGCTAACCTTCTGAGAGAACTATATGTGCCTGGTATAGtggaagcggaagaggaggtggagagagcagaaccTGGCTCCGAGGAGCTATTCAGACGACGGCGAGAcctcagagaaaagaaggaaacccGGCTTGGCAGTGCAGTCGATCACCACTTGGCTCGTGTAGTCCGAGAGATACCATTCAGCGTCGGCATTCCTGAAGAACAGGCTGCTCAGCTACGTGCACCTCCCGGTATAGAGCCGGTACCCGAGCATGTTCTGGTAGCCATGCAGGCAATTGAAAGGGCACAGCGTACGTAG
- a CDS encoding hypothetical protein (encoded by transcript TGME49_213069): MPETSCWSLLQNPGQPSPFLVVTFFDELGTEKNLSLVQADILRGECLSKAEGGHLLSLLLLFYSDPNLSRWVLEFNLKPREFSFDVFQEEQRRWFNFPLQTPPRLQLSGE, encoded by the coding sequence ATGCCTGAGACGTCGTGTTGGTCGTTACTGCAGAATCCAGGTCAGCCCTCTCCATTTCTCGTCGTCACGTTTTTCGACGAACTGGGGACCGAGAAGAATCTCAGTTTGGTCCAGGCTGACATTCTCAGGGGTGAGTGTCTCTCGAAGGCAGAGGGCGGCCACTTGCTGagtcttctgctgctcttctACTCGGACCCGAATCTGTCGAGATGGGTGTTGGAGTTCAATCTGAAGCCTCGCGAGTTCTCCTTTGACGTTTTCCAGGAAGAACAACGTCGGTGGTTTAACTTCCCGCTGCAAACGCCTCCCCGTCTCCAGCTCTCCGGGGAGTGA